The following are encoded in a window of Negativicutes bacterium genomic DNA:
- a CDS encoding radical SAM protein yields the protein MEQQRCTLCPRQCGVMRQEHGESKGYCGLPWLPGVCRAALHFGEEPNLSGQSGSGAVFFSGCVLRCSYCQNYRISRRSCGKAVNAAQLAAIFQELQAAGAHNINLVSPTPYVPLIVQALRLQPLRIPVVYNSSGYERVETLRQLEGLVDIYLPDYKYHQADLALQYSGAADYPQKAQAAILEMYRQVGLPQHDPDGMMQSGLMIRHLILPGHTKNSIAALQWLAEALPKGVYISLMAQYCPPAGLTLPAELQRRITRREYTKVANALLELGLENGFFQKRSAASEEYLPDWNWL from the coding sequence ATGGAACAACAGCGATGTACGCTCTGTCCCCGTCAGTGCGGTGTGATGAGACAGGAACACGGGGAATCCAAAGGCTATTGCGGTCTGCCGTGGCTGCCCGGTGTTTGCCGGGCCGCCCTGCATTTTGGTGAGGAACCCAATCTCAGCGGTCAATCTGGTTCGGGAGCCGTCTTTTTCAGCGGCTGTGTGCTGCGCTGCAGCTACTGCCAAAATTATCGGATCAGCCGCCGCAGCTGCGGTAAAGCAGTGAATGCCGCCCAGCTGGCCGCTATCTTTCAGGAACTGCAGGCAGCGGGAGCGCATAATATCAATTTAGTCAGCCCGACGCCTTATGTGCCGCTGATTGTGCAGGCGCTGCGTTTGCAGCCGCTCCGGATTCCGGTTGTCTATAACAGCAGCGGCTATGAACGGGTGGAAACGTTACGCCAGCTGGAGGGTTTGGTGGATATTTATTTGCCGGATTATAAATATCATCAGGCGGATTTGGCGCTGCAGTATTCAGGCGCCGCCGATTATCCGCAGAAAGCGCAGGCGGCGATTCTGGAAATGTACCGTCAGGTGGGGCTGCCGCAGCATGATCCGGATGGGATGATGCAGAGCGGTTTGATGATCCGGCATTTGATTTTACCCGGACATACCAAAAATTCGATTGCCGCCTTGCAATGGCTGGCGGAAGCGCTGCCCAAAGGAGTTTATATCAGTCTGATGGCGCAATATTGTCCGCCGGCCGGACTGACGCTGCCTGCAGAATTACAGCGGCGTATTACCAGGCGGGAATATACTAAGGTGGCCAACGCGCTGTTGGAATTGGGGTTGGAGAATGGGTTCTTTCAAAAGCGCAGCGCCGCCAGTGAGGAATATCTACCGGATTGGAATTGGCTGTAA
- the galE gene encoding UDP-glucose 4-epimerase GalE, with protein sequence MKVMVSGGAGYIGSHTCVALLQAGHQVIIADNFSNSQPEVLQAIRKISGKDFIFAQIDVTDSKAVQTLFQTAKPDGVIHFAGLKAVGESMSQPLAYYRNNLLSTIVLAEACLAQDVRQFVFSSSATVYGANPSPLREDMALLPTTNPYGETKVVSERILTDTAAANPGFAVALLRYFNPVGAHSSGLLGENPNGLPNNLMPNITRAAAGRLPALRIFGSDYETPDGTCIRDYIHVMDLAEGHLAALDHLRAGTQIYNLGRGEGASVFQLMNAFEEATGNKVAYQIEARRPGDLAVSYADVSKAERELQWRAKRDLISMCRDAWRYEENLLRKPDR encoded by the coding sequence ATGAAAGTTATGGTCAGCGGCGGTGCCGGTTACATTGGCTCGCACACCTGCGTCGCCTTGCTGCAGGCGGGTCATCAGGTGATCATCGCCGATAATTTCAGCAACAGTCAGCCTGAGGTGCTGCAAGCCATCCGTAAAATCAGCGGCAAAGATTTTATTTTTGCACAAATTGATGTCACTGATTCCAAAGCGGTGCAGACACTTTTTCAGACAGCAAAACCGGACGGGGTCATTCACTTTGCCGGTTTGAAAGCGGTCGGGGAATCCATGTCACAACCGCTCGCCTATTATCGCAATAATCTGCTGAGCACGATTGTCTTGGCGGAAGCTTGCCTTGCGCAGGATGTCAGGCAATTTGTCTTCAGTTCCTCGGCAACCGTCTATGGTGCGAATCCGTCACCGCTGCGGGAGGACATGGCTCTTTTGCCAACTACCAATCCTTACGGAGAAACGAAAGTGGTCAGCGAGCGAATCCTGACGGACACGGCGGCAGCCAACCCCGGTTTTGCCGTCGCTTTGCTACGTTATTTTAATCCGGTCGGAGCACACAGCAGCGGCCTGCTCGGAGAAAATCCGAACGGACTCCCCAACAATCTGATGCCGAATATTACCCGTGCGGCAGCCGGACGCCTGCCGGCCCTGCGCATTTTCGGCAGCGACTACGAGACGCCGGACGGAACCTGCATCCGCGATTATATCCATGTGATGGACTTGGCGGAAGGGCATCTCGCAGCGCTTGATCATCTGCGTGCAGGCACACAGATTTACAATTTAGGCAGAGGAGAAGGCGCTTCGGTTTTTCAGTTGATGAACGCCTTTGAAGAAGCAACGGGGAACAAAGTAGCCTATCAAATAGAGGCACGCCGTCCGGGAGATCTGGCTGTTTCTTATGCCGATGTCAGCAAAGCGGAACGGGAACTGCAGTGGCGGGCAAAGCGCGATCTGATCAGTATGTGCCGGGATGCCTGGCGGTACGAAGAAAATTTACTGAGAAAACCCGACCGCTGA
- a CDS encoding asparaginase encodes MSSVRLVEDYRGGILENVHRGFIVVVNDRGEVIASAGDPNQVVFYRSASKPLQALPVLAHGIDRLFGLTPEETTVMAGSHLGEPFHVAAIESILRKIGCKEEDLCMKPTYPGYLPRRTELICAGLPKRKIYHNCSGKHCAALAISRYLGVPIEGYWQPEHPAQQEILRCISYFTELAPEQIGIGVDGCGVPVFAVPLCNMALGAMKMACPDRIRDPLWAEAADRMGHNMNRYYRMVTGSNYICSLNNMDDNLVAKGGAEGVYTIGMRKQRLGIAFKCEDGTEVCWPLIINEIFRQLGYENEAGRQRMLSLTKPYVINDNDEVVGEKKMAFHLFPTAR; translated from the coding sequence ATGTCTTCTGTCAGATTGGTTGAGGATTATCGCGGCGGTATTTTGGAAAATGTCCACCGCGGTTTTATTGTTGTCGTCAATGACCGGGGTGAGGTAATCGCTTCGGCCGGCGACCCGAATCAAGTGGTATTTTACCGTTCCGCTTCCAAGCCCCTCCAGGCGCTGCCGGTTTTAGCCCATGGCATAGACCGTTTGTTCGGCCTGACACCGGAAGAAACCACGGTGATGGCGGGCTCTCATTTGGGCGAACCTTTCCATGTTGCCGCCATCGAGTCGATCTTGCGTAAAATCGGCTGCAAGGAAGAGGATCTTTGCATGAAACCGACCTATCCCGGCTACCTGCCGCGCCGCACTGAATTGATCTGCGCCGGTTTGCCAAAGCGAAAAATCTACCACAACTGCTCCGGAAAGCACTGCGCCGCCCTGGCAATTTCCCGCTATCTCGGCGTTCCGATCGAAGGCTACTGGCAGCCGGAACATCCGGCGCAGCAGGAAATTCTGCGCTGCATCAGTTATTTTACCGAACTGGCGCCGGAGCAGATCGGCATCGGGGTGGACGGCTGCGGTGTTCCCGTGTTTGCGGTGCCGCTATGCAATATGGCATTGGGCGCAATGAAGATGGCTTGTCCCGACCGGATCCGCGATCCGCTCTGGGCGGAAGCGGCCGACCGGATGGGGCACAATATGAATCGCTATTACCGGATGGTCACGGGCAGCAATTATATCTGTTCTTTGAATAATATGGATGACAATCTGGTCGCCAAAGGCGGCGCTGAAGGCGTCTATACCATCGGGATGAGAAAGCAGCGCCTGGGTATCGCTTTTAAGTGTGAGGACGGTACGGAAGTTTGCTGGCCGCTGATCATCAATGAAATATTCCGTCAGTTGGGTTACGAAAACGAAGCCGGCCGGCAGCGGATGCTCAGCTTAACCAAACCCTATGTCATCAACGACAACGACGAAGTGGTGGGTGAAAAGAAGATGGCCTTCCATTTGTTTCCGACCGCCCGGTAA
- a CDS encoding ABC transporter substrate-binding protein yields MKRKYGLLLLLVLSLLLSACNGGAPKPTAPSLEKAVVGIPQDFDSLDPHRSAATGTQEVMLNVFTGLITTTTQGEIIPDLAVSITPSDDLLTYTVVLRTDVVFHNGQTMTSADVKYSFDRLSGKTEDQKEALSSTFKLVSSIETPDAKTVIFHLSSIDVSFLSKLMVAVIPKDSGAQQATKPVGAGPFKFVSYTPGVGLSLAKNTSYYGKLPALDLVDFRIYTDTTTGFLALQTGEVDILNITLDQCASVDPAKINILETPQNMVQLMALNFDVPAFAKLQVRQALNYAVNKTEIIKMLGPGSLKLDTNFSPLMASYYNKETEGYYSYDPAKAISLLAEAGESNLHFSVKVPSEYKFHMDTALLIQAQLAAVGVTMEIVPIEWNTWLDEVYSQANYEATIIGLTGKLDPDAILGRYASDFQRNFYHYNNPAYDAIIAAARATTDVSTRKQLYAEAQMMLTQDAAALYIMDPCLYRAVNRRLSGLETYPIGFIDMKTVTVNK; encoded by the coding sequence ATGAAAAGAAAATATGGCTTGCTTCTGTTGCTCGTCTTAAGCCTGCTTTTATCCGCCTGCAATGGCGGCGCCCCAAAACCGACTGCTCCGTCTTTAGAAAAAGCGGTCGTCGGTATTCCCCAGGATTTTGATTCGCTCGATCCGCACCGCTCCGCCGCCACCGGGACACAGGAAGTCATGCTGAATGTCTTTACCGGTTTGATTACCACCACGACCCAGGGTGAAATCATTCCTGATTTAGCCGTCAGTATCACGCCCAGCGACGATTTACTCACTTACACCGTAGTCCTGCGCACGGATGTCGTCTTTCATAACGGTCAGACCATGACCTCAGCCGATGTGAAATACAGTTTTGACCGGCTGTCCGGTAAAACTGAGGATCAAAAAGAAGCTTTGTCTTCCACCTTTAAGCTGGTTTCTTCCATCGAAACCCCGGATGCGAAAACAGTCATTTTCCATTTAAGCAGCATCGATGTCAGTTTCCTGTCCAAATTGATGGTAGCCGTGATTCCGAAAGACAGCGGGGCGCAGCAGGCAACGAAGCCCGTCGGCGCCGGCCCTTTCAAATTTGTTTCCTATACACCGGGAGTTGGTTTGAGTTTAGCCAAAAACACGAGCTACTACGGTAAACTGCCGGCGCTTGATCTGGTGGATTTCCGCATTTACACCGACACCACAACCGGTTTCTTGGCTTTGCAAACAGGCGAAGTGGACATTCTGAACATCACGTTGGATCAGTGCGCCAGCGTTGATCCGGCTAAGATCAATATCCTGGAAACACCGCAGAATATGGTGCAGCTGATGGCTTTGAATTTTGATGTCCCTGCCTTTGCCAAATTGCAGGTGCGGCAGGCACTCAATTATGCCGTCAACAAGACGGAGATCATCAAAATGTTGGGTCCCGGTTCACTGAAACTGGACACCAACTTCAGTCCGCTGATGGCTTCCTATTATAACAAGGAGACCGAAGGTTATTACAGCTATGATCCGGCCAAAGCGATCAGTCTGCTGGCGGAAGCAGGCGAAAGCAATTTACACTTTTCCGTCAAAGTGCCGTCCGAATATAAATTCCATATGGATACCGCTCTCTTAATCCAGGCGCAGCTGGCTGCCGTGGGGGTGACGATGGAAATTGTGCCGATTGAATGGAATACCTGGCTGGATGAAGTCTACAGCCAAGCCAATTATGAAGCAACCATCATCGGTTTGACCGGCAAATTGGACCCGGATGCCATTTTAGGACGTTACGCTTCGGATTTCCAGCGCAATTTTTACCATTATAACAACCCGGCTTATGATGCTATAATTGCCGCAGCCCGCGCTACCACCGATGTCAGTACGCGCAAACAGCTTTATGCGGAAGCACAGATGATGCTGACGCAGGATGCCGCGGCGCTCTACATCATGGATCCCTGCCTCTATCGTGCCGTCAACCGTCGCCTCAGCGGTCTGGAAACGTATCCGATCGGTTTTATCGATATGAAAACAGTCACCGTCAACAAATAA
- a CDS encoding purine-nucleoside phosphorylase: MSRRYEKIQTTVRFLQEKLPDLPEIALILGSGLGPLADRIEDPLSLDYQAIPGFAAATAPGHRGRLVYGRLGGKRVLVMQGRFHYYEGHDISACIFPVQVFAALGISRLLVSNAAGGINRRFHPGDLMLLSDIITLFCPSPLRGGNMPELGSRFFDMSFTFDKEWRELAHAVAREQDFALQEGVYVFTPGPHFETPAEILALRGMGADAVGMSTVPEVIAARHAGLKVLGISCITNMAAGMLNQPLSGDEVNQTAQLAEERFCNFVSRLMERL, translated from the coding sequence ATGTCTCGCCGTTATGAAAAAATCCAAACTACCGTTCGCTTTTTGCAAGAAAAGTTACCTGATCTGCCGGAAATCGCCCTGATTCTGGGTTCCGGGCTGGGACCGCTGGCCGATCGGATTGAAGATCCGCTTTCTCTGGACTATCAGGCCATTCCCGGTTTCGCCGCTGCCACAGCGCCGGGTCATCGCGGCCGTCTGGTTTACGGCAGGCTGGGCGGCAAGCGCGTCCTTGTGATGCAGGGACGTTTTCATTATTATGAGGGACACGATATTTCGGCCTGCATTTTTCCCGTGCAAGTTTTTGCCGCCTTAGGCATTTCCCGTCTGCTCGTCTCCAATGCGGCCGGAGGGATCAACCGACGCTTCCACCCGGGCGATTTGATGCTGCTGAGCGATATCATTACGCTCTTCTGTCCTTCTCCTTTGCGGGGGGGAAACATGCCGGAACTGGGTTCCCGCTTCTTTGACATGAGCTTCACTTTTGACAAGGAGTGGCGGGAATTAGCGCATGCCGTCGCCCGCGAACAGGATTTTGCCCTGCAGGAAGGGGTCTATGTTTTTACGCCGGGACCTCATTTTGAAACGCCGGCGGAAATTCTTGCCCTGCGCGGCATGGGAGCCGATGCCGTCGGCATGTCAACCGTACCGGAAGTGATCGCCGCACGGCACGCCGGCCTGAAAGTTCTCGGGATTTCCTGCATTACCAACATGGCTGCCGGCATGCTCAATCAGCCGTTGAGCGGCGATGAAGTCAATCAGACCGCGCAACTGGCGGAAGAGCGTTTCTGCAATTTTGTCAGCCGTCTGATGGAACGGCTTTAA
- a CDS encoding tRNA-binding protein, with protein sequence MSAPIKPTITIDILEQVDIRVGTILQVEDVARSAKLLKLTVDFGDFTRTILSGMKGERSNPQEIVGRQALFVVNLAPRKMAGERSEGMLFDIGYADGITPVLACPEKPVPNGSRLG encoded by the coding sequence ATGAGCGCACCCATTAAACCGACGATTACGATCGATATCCTGGAACAGGTGGACATCCGTGTCGGCACGATTCTGCAAGTAGAAGATGTCGCCCGCTCCGCTAAACTGCTGAAACTCACCGTTGATTTCGGGGATTTCACACGCACGATTCTTTCCGGCATGAAAGGCGAGCGCAGCAATCCTCAGGAAATTGTCGGCCGGCAGGCTTTGTTCGTGGTAAACTTGGCGCCGCGCAAAATGGCGGGCGAGCGCTCGGAAGGCATGCTGTTCGATATCGGCTATGCCGACGGCATCACGCCGGTCTTAGCCTGCCCCGAAAAACCGGTTCCCAACGGCAGCCGTTTGGGTTAA
- a CDS encoding diguanylate cyclase: protein MNLKTQLTSWYYGDYNKFFFQKNKKTIRQENADSLCKVSAAAGLLALLMFFSTLRVVYLTNLRSSYFIFNFIFWSFALFAHAVIRKKPQYSGFALYAFMIMIYLFSYYISVINNSSSAASTFFVFQIALPILFLIPPGEAAVFSLIVTLGFCKLCFLWKPLDLAVSDTINGLASFCIGLILTYFVVNLRLKSIDRQALLEQQRDTDVQTNLPNRRKFNHIIEQTFREFHSSPRNFYVLMMDVDYFKAYNDTFGHVQGDSCLESLGIIFHQFAKENSIFLARYGGEEFVAIDTLHTKEAIERLGRQLILQTAALKISHPKSPYGIITLSAGCAGLLETQAENYMMLVNYADDALYQAKHTGRNSLVIWEKGTTRQPDLTGDGMDET from the coding sequence ATGAATTTAAAAACTCAACTCACCTCTTGGTATTATGGAGATTACAACAAATTCTTTTTTCAAAAGAACAAAAAGACGATCCGGCAGGAAAATGCGGACTCTCTGTGTAAAGTCAGCGCGGCTGCCGGTCTCCTTGCCCTCTTAATGTTTTTTTCTACCCTAAGGGTCGTCTATCTGACCAATCTGCGCAGCAGTTATTTTATTTTCAATTTTATTTTTTGGTCTTTTGCCTTGTTTGCCCACGCAGTCATCAGAAAAAAGCCGCAGTACTCCGGTTTCGCTCTGTATGCTTTTATGATCATGATTTATCTTTTTTCCTATTATATCAGCGTGATTAACAACAGCAGCTCCGCAGCCAGTACCTTTTTCGTCTTTCAAATTGCGCTGCCTATTCTTTTCTTAATTCCCCCCGGAGAAGCGGCCGTCTTCAGTCTGATCGTAACATTGGGTTTTTGTAAATTATGTTTTCTATGGAAACCTTTGGACCTTGCCGTTTCAGATACGATTAACGGTTTGGCCAGTTTCTGTATCGGTTTGATTCTGACCTATTTTGTGGTCAATCTGCGCTTAAAGAGCATTGACCGGCAAGCACTGCTGGAACAGCAAAGAGATACGGATGTGCAAACCAATCTGCCCAACCGCCGTAAATTCAACCACATCATCGAACAAACTTTTCGTGAATTTCACTCCTCACCCAGAAATTTCTATGTGCTGATGATGGATGTCGACTACTTCAAAGCCTATAACGATACGTTCGGGCACGTGCAGGGCGACAGCTGCCTGGAATCACTCGGTATTATCTTTCATCAATTTGCCAAAGAAAATTCTATTTTCTTAGCGCGCTATGGCGGCGAAGAATTTGTAGCCATTGACACTCTGCATACGAAAGAAGCGATCGAACGCCTGGGCAGGCAACTGATCCTGCAAACGGCGGCTCTGAAAATCAGCCACCCCAAGTCGCCCTATGGTATCATTACGTTAAGCGCAGGTTGTGCCGGATTGCTGGAAACGCAGGCTGAAAACTATATGATGCTGGTCAATTACGCGGATGATGCCCTCTACCAAGCCAAGCATACCGGCAGAAATTCTCTGGTCATTTGGGAAAAAGGGACGACCAGGCAACCCGATCTGACCGGCGACGGGATGGACGAGACTTGA
- a CDS encoding amidohydrolase: protein MKLLIRDTTILTARSDFPVLTHQDLAVEDKRIAFIRPHGENKAAFFQAERTLDGSRLVLLPGLVNSHCHAYMVYFRNYGSGLNLQDWLFTKIFPAEARLTEADCAWGTAQGLLEMLRSGITAVADMPLMPVSGMQVIEQSGMRAATGHAIFQTEFNPPACKTLFRSFAANYRDYHNRADGRMKVYATVHSGYLYPPEQLAEGAAWLKENGYRVHTHLHETAKEVEDDLRLYGQRPLQRFAALGLLGPGNLAAHCLHLNPEDRRLLSESQTLAVPCPTSNLRLAAGMPDIPALLQAGVQVALGTDGSGSGNALNLWKEMRLASLLSGSLYKEPGILSDLAVLQLVTATPAQAIFGDETTVLGRLEAGAAADLIAVSTDSPHFHPLNDPLAAVIQQTQPADVALVMVDGAILMEQGQFTSLDAERISYEVERRTPRLLAGL, encoded by the coding sequence GTGAAACTTCTCATCCGCGATACGACAATCCTCACAGCCCGCAGTGATTTTCCGGTCCTGACGCATCAGGATCTGGCGGTCGAGGACAAACGCATTGCTTTCATTCGACCGCACGGCGAGAACAAAGCCGCTTTTTTTCAGGCGGAACGTACGCTCGACGGCAGCCGCCTCGTCCTCTTACCCGGTCTCGTCAACAGCCACTGTCATGCTTATATGGTTTATTTTCGCAATTACGGCAGCGGTCTCAATCTGCAGGATTGGCTTTTTACGAAAATCTTCCCGGCCGAAGCGCGTCTGACCGAAGCAGACTGCGCCTGGGGAACGGCGCAGGGATTGCTGGAAATGCTGCGCAGCGGCATCACGGCGGTCGCTGATATGCCGCTGATGCCGGTTTCCGGCATGCAGGTCATCGAGCAAAGCGGGATGCGGGCAGCGACCGGACATGCCATCTTCCAAACCGAATTCAACCCGCCCGCCTGTAAAACGCTCTTCCGCAGTTTTGCAGCCAACTACCGAGACTATCACAACCGGGCGGACGGCCGCATGAAGGTTTATGCCACCGTGCACAGCGGTTATCTCTATCCGCCGGAACAATTGGCGGAAGGCGCTGCCTGGCTGAAAGAAAACGGCTACCGCGTGCATACGCACCTGCATGAAACCGCCAAAGAAGTAGAGGACGATCTCCGCCTCTATGGTCAGCGGCCGCTGCAGCGCTTTGCCGCCCTGGGTTTATTGGGGCCGGGCAATCTGGCCGCGCATTGCCTGCATCTTAACCCGGAAGACCGCCGGCTGCTCAGTGAAAGCCAAACTCTGGCCGTACCCTGCCCCACCAGCAACCTGCGTTTGGCTGCCGGAATGCCGGACATCCCCGCTCTGCTGCAAGCCGGCGTGCAGGTAGCCCTCGGTACCGACGGGTCCGGCAGCGGCAATGCCCTCAATCTCTGGAAAGAAATGCGCCTTGCTTCCTTACTCTCCGGCAGTCTCTACAAAGAGCCGGGTATTTTAAGCGATTTGGCTGTTTTACAGCTGGTCACCGCCACGCCGGCACAGGCAATCTTCGGCGATGAAACGACTGTACTCGGCAGATTAGAAGCCGGGGCTGCCGCCGATCTGATCGCGGTCAGCACCGATTCTCCGCATTTCCACCCGCTCAACGACCCGCTTGCCGCCGTAATCCAGCAGACGCAGCCGGCCGATGTTGCGCTGGTCATGGTCGACGGCGCAATTCTCATGGAACAAGGACAATTCACTAGTCTCGATGCGGAACGCATCAGCTATGAGGTGGAGAGACGCACACCCCGCCTGCTCGCCGGTCTCTAA
- a CDS encoding M18 family aminopeptidase: MKKEYAQRLLAHLDASPTPFQSVIALKKMLQTAGAVELQERQPWQLQQKQLYYFVKDGTQLVAFRLGGKELAAHGFRIGAAHHDSPALKIKPVGSIIEQNVERLMIEIYGGPIIRGWFDRPLGLAGRICVKTAAGIENVSVQINQPILIIPSAAIHLVRDVNENAKVSAQTELCPFFALNEGKEKQFMNWLAAASGVRTEDILSFELQPIDIQPACFVGQKEEWISAPHLDDVAMVYAAFCGLLEAVAADSEQNTIAVAYDHEEIGSNSTRGARSNSLMMAIDRICEKLKLSVEDKYRAMSASLLFSADMAHAVHPGYAAKSDLNHPVYLNQGPVLKLANFQSYATSSRGTAIFKWLCAENQIPYQILVNHSDARGGGTIGPIMAAAYGATTVDIGNPMLAMHSVRELSGTDDQYGMTMLFKALFEADIAALLCE, translated from the coding sequence ATGAAAAAAGAGTATGCCCAACGCCTGCTGGCGCACCTGGATGCCTCTCCTACCCCGTTTCAATCGGTCATCGCTTTAAAGAAAATGCTGCAGACTGCGGGGGCGGTGGAATTACAGGAACGTCAACCCTGGCAATTGCAGCAAAAACAGCTCTATTACTTTGTCAAAGACGGCACGCAGCTGGTCGCCTTCCGTCTGGGCGGCAAAGAGCTTGCTGCCCATGGCTTCCGGATCGGCGCAGCGCATCATGATTCGCCGGCATTGAAAATCAAACCGGTTGGCAGCATCATCGAGCAAAATGTGGAACGTTTGATGATCGAAATCTATGGCGGGCCGATCATTCGCGGTTGGTTTGACCGTCCGCTTGGCTTAGCCGGACGAATCTGTGTCAAAACAGCGGCGGGTATTGAGAACGTTTCCGTACAAATCAATCAGCCGATTTTGATTATTCCCAGCGCCGCTATCCATTTGGTTCGTGATGTCAACGAAAATGCCAAAGTCAGCGCTCAAACGGAACTTTGCCCTTTCTTCGCTTTGAATGAAGGCAAAGAAAAACAATTCATGAATTGGTTGGCGGCAGCATCCGGCGTCCGGACGGAGGATATTTTAAGTTTTGAATTGCAGCCGATCGATATCCAGCCCGCCTGTTTTGTGGGTCAGAAGGAGGAATGGATTTCCGCGCCTCACCTGGATGATGTGGCTATGGTGTATGCGGCTTTTTGCGGTTTATTGGAAGCGGTTGCCGCAGACAGTGAGCAGAATACGATCGCGGTCGCGTATGACCACGAAGAAATCGGCTCCAATTCCACCCGCGGTGCCCGCAGCAACAGCCTGATGATGGCAATCGACCGTATCTGTGAGAAATTGAAGCTCAGCGTGGAAGATAAATATCGGGCGATGTCGGCCAGCCTATTATTCTCTGCCGATATGGCGCATGCGGTGCATCCGGGTTACGCCGCTAAAAGCGACTTGAATCACCCGGTCTACCTGAACCAAGGTCCCGTCCTTAAACTGGCCAACTTCCAATCTTATGCCACTTCCAGCCGCGGTACGGCGATCTTTAAATGGCTCTGTGCCGAGAATCAGATTCCCTATCAAATTTTAGTCAATCACAGTGATGCACGCGGCGGCGGCACCATCGGTCCTATCATGGCTGCGGCCTATGGCGCAACCACGGTCGATATCGGCAATCCCATGCTTGCCATGCATTCGGTACGCGAATTGAGCGGTACAGACGACCAATATGGCATGACGATGCTCTTTAAGGCTCTGTTCGAGGCGGATATTGCCGCCCTGCTCTGCGAATAG
- a CDS encoding ROK family protein, whose translation MKKYRLGIDLGGTNLVAALLDIDQIKAGRSGIIEKILLPTPWQQGYPGVAAEMAQLCRQLLQRQQIGIEQVAYAGIGSPGVIDVQHGIIVYTSNLHFQNAPITDALAQQLGLPVYLANDANAAALGEAAVGSTRGCRHSVVITLGTGVGGGVIADGKLLVGFNGAGGELGHHVIAAGGAECSCGRRGCWEAYSSATGLLRLAKTMLPDYPASLLWQAADATGGLGDCRAVFRAYDRGDAAAHSILAEYLKMLAVGIVNIVNLFQPEVLAIGGGLSARCDLFIPYLQAALRREVYAYRWIQQTKIVAATLGNDAGLIGAAILAEDEFIQQEVCHVSPL comes from the coding sequence ATGAAGAAATACCGTTTGGGTATTGATTTGGGAGGTACCAATCTGGTTGCGGCTTTGCTGGACATCGATCAAATCAAAGCCGGACGCAGCGGCATCATCGAAAAGATCCTGCTGCCAACCCCCTGGCAGCAAGGTTATCCGGGCGTGGCGGCGGAAATGGCGCAGCTCTGCCGGCAGCTGCTGCAGCGGCAGCAAATCGGCATCGAACAGGTTGCTTATGCCGGTATCGGCTCGCCCGGCGTGATTGACGTGCAACACGGCATCATTGTTTACACCAGCAATCTGCATTTCCAGAACGCTCCCATCACGGACGCGCTGGCACAGCAGCTGGGGTTGCCGGTTTATTTGGCCAATGATGCCAACGCGGCCGCCCTGGGCGAAGCAGCGGTCGGTTCCACCCGCGGCTGCCGTCACTCGGTCGTAATTACCTTAGGCACCGGCGTGGGCGGCGGCGTAATCGCCGACGGCAAGCTGCTGGTCGGTTTCAACGGAGCGGGCGGTGAATTGGGACATCATGTCATTGCCGCCGGCGGCGCAGAGTGCAGCTGCGGCCGCAGGGGCTGTTGGGAAGCTTATTCCTCCGCAACCGGTCTGCTGCGGCTGGCCAAGACGATGCTGCCGGACTACCCCGCTTCCCTGCTTTGGCAGGCAGCCGACGCCACCGGCGGTCTGGGTGATTGCCGTGCTGTCTTTCGTGCCTATGACCGGGGCGACGCGGCAGCGCACAGCATCCTGGCGGAGTACCTGAAAATGCTGGCTGTCGGGATTGTCAATATCGTCAATCTCTTCCAACCGGAAGTTCTGGCGATCGGCGGCGGCTTAAGCGCCCGCTGCGATCTCTTTATCCCTTATCTGCAGGCTGCGCTGCGGCGGGAAGTCTATGCTTACCGCTGGATTCAGCAAACAAAAATCGTGGCGGCGACACTCGGCAATGATGCCGGTCTGATTGGCGCCGCTATTTTGGCCGAAGATGAATTCATTCAACAGGAGGTATGCCATGTCTCGCCGTTATGA